In the genome of Longimicrobium sp., the window TTGGCCGAGGGGCGCACCTGAATCTGCACGCCTGCCTGCATGGCGACCAGGAACGCCGTGCCGAAATAGGGCATCACGCCGACTTCCGGCCGCGACTCCCCCGGCTGCTGGGCGGCGGACGGAGCCGCGGCGCATGCCAGCGCCAAGGCCAGGAGCAGGCGCGAAGGGCGGAGGATGGACATCGGTGCGTACGTTGAGGGTTCCGGCGGATGGGACGCACGTGTCTACGCCCGAGCCGTGCGGTTTGTGACGGGTGGGGGTGGCCGGTCCGGCAAATCCGGACCGGCCGCCGTCGTCAGCGCTTGAGGCGCGACGTGTATGCCTTGCGGAATTTGCTCACCTTGGGCGCGATCACCACCTGGCAGTATCCCTGGTAGGGGTTCCGCGCGTAGTAGTCCTGGTGATAGCTCTCCGCCCGGTAGAACTCGGATGCGGGGCTCACCTCGGTGACGATGGGATCGTCGTACAGCCGCCGCTCCGTCAACTCGCGGATCACCTCTTCGGCCACGCGCCGCTGCTCGTCGTCGTGATAGAAGACCACCGAGCGGTACTGCGTCCCCTCGTCTCCACCCTGGCGGTTGAGGGTGGTGGGATCGTGGGTGGTGAAGAAGATCTCCAGGATCTCACGGAACGGGATCTCCGCCGGGTCGAACGTCACCTGCACCACCTCGGCGTGCCCCGTGCGTCCCGAGCACACCTGCTCGTAGGAAGGGTTCGGCATCGGCCCACCCATGTATCCCGACACCACGCGGTCCACCCCGCGCAGGTCCACGAACACCGCTTCCGTGCACCAGAAGCAGCCCCCGCCCAGCGTGGCCACTTCGCGTCCCGTATCCGCCATCGATCACTCCCTATGCTCGCTCCAGATCGCGGATGATCGCCATCCGCTGAAACCTGCGTGCGCCGCCGCCGTACGGCGGCGGGCGCACAAGACCCTGTACACCGCAGCCCCGGAAACAGCCGATGCTCTCTCTTCTGCTCGCGATCACCCTGGCCCCCGCCCCCGCGCCCGCCGACACACCTGCGGTTGGCGTCACCGTGGCACCCGGCCGCGTGTTCATCGAGAAGGGCGCGTCACAGTACCTGAACTTCGACTTCGTCGTCCAGAACCGCGGGGCCGATTCGCTGGAAGTCGTGCGCGTGGAGGTGTCCGTCTACGACCGCGCAGGCGGGCTGCAAGTGCGCAAGCTGGTAAACCAGAACGGCCCCAGCCCCAGCGCGCTCACCCTGCTTCCGGACCGCCTGCTCGCCCCCGGCGCCACGGGGATGATCTTCAATCCATTCGCCGAGTTTCCGCGCGAGGTGGAGCTCGCCACCCTGCGATACGAGCTCGAGTTCCGTGCACGGGGTGGCGAGGGGCAGGCCGCGCCCGTCGTCGTTCACGCCACCGTTGCGCCCGAGCCGTACGCCAACCGCACGGCGCTGCAGATGCCCGTGGACGGGCGGGTGCTGGTGTGGGACGGCCACGACTTCTACTCGCACCACCGGCGATGGAACTGGACGCACCCCATGCTGGCCTCCCACTGCTTCACGAGCAACGCCAGCCGCTACGCATACGACTTCGTGGTGCTCGGCGCGGCGGACAGCACGCACGCCGGAGACGGCTCGTCGCACGAGCAGTGGTACGGGTACGGCCAGCCGGTCCGCGCCCCGGCCGCCGGACGCGTGATCGCGGCCATGGACGGCAGCGCCGACGACGGCCAGTTCGACCTCTCCAGGCTCTGTGCCGACGAGCTGGTGGCGTACGGCAACGCGGTGGTGATCGACCACGGCGGCGGCGAGATGAGCGTGCTCGCTCACCTGCGCCAGGGCTCCGTCGCGGTGCGTGTGGGAGACGCGGTAGCGCAGGGGCAGGTAGTCGCCGCGGTGGGGTCGTCGGGAAGCTCGCTCTTCCCGCACCTGCACTACCAGCTCGTCACCGGCGTGCAGCACGGGGGCGAAGGGCTGCCGTCGTACTTTCCCGGCGCGCGGGTGCGGCGCGGGGCGGGATGGGTGCCCGCCCCGAACGGCCAGGTGGACAGCGGCGACATCGTCCAGGGCCGCTGAGGCGCTACCGCGGGCAGTTCGACGCGCCGGGAGGATCGGGTTCGCCGTAGGTGCGCCGCTCCAGGCGCGGCGCCGCGCCGTCCTTGAGCACCACGATGAACAGGTGGGAGTACTCCGCCTCGCACAGGTCCGTCATCGGCCCCGCGCCTAGCGCGGTGATGATCGCCGGGACGGAGTTGCTGTGGCCCACCACCACCACCGCCTTGCCCCGGTGTGCCCGCGCCGCGGCGGCAACGGCGGCCGGGTGATCCGGTGCACGCGTGGTGAACGTGTCGGGAACGATCCGCAGCAGCTGCGCGAGGGGGGCGGCGGTGGCCTGCGTTCGCCGGTACTGCGTGACGATGATCTTGTCGATCCCGCGGTTGCGCAGGATGAACTCCGGGCTGTGCGCCGCCGGCTCTGGCCCCAGTTCCCAGGTCCGCAGCAGGCTTCCCAGGGTACGCGCCCGCTGCTCGCCCGCCGCGCTGAGGGGCGGATCGGCTTCACCCGCGATGACCGCCTTTTCCGCGTGCCGCACCAGGATGATTACCTGCGAGTCGGCTACGGCGGCGGACGGAGCGGCGGACGCCGCGGTCCCGGACGCCGTGGAGCAGGCCGCCAGTGCGGCCAGCGCGAGGGGGACGAACGAGAAGATGCGCATCTGGGACTCTGGATGGAGGGGTGGATGATCGACGGCGGCCGGTCAGCCCGCGACGCCTGGCCGGCCCTGGATGGTCATCATGGTGCCCGTGAACGTGGCGACGTGCGTCTCGCGTCCGCCCTCGACGCCGAACGCGTCCGCCGTCACCACGCTGATCGTGCGCCCGGCGCGCACCACCCGCCCACGGGCGACGATCACCTCGCCGCGCGCCGGCGCCAGCAGGTTCACCTTGAACTCCACGCTCAGCACGCCCGCATCGGCCGGCATCAGCGTGTAGGCGGCGAATCCGGCGGCGCTGTCGAGGATGGACGCCAGCGCGCCCGCGTGCACGAAGCCGTGCTGCTGGCCCACCTCGTCGCGAACGTCCAGCTCCACGTCCACCTCGCCCGCGCCCACGCGAACCAGCCGCGCGCCCAGCGTTTCCATCAGCCGCTGGCGGGTGAAGCTTTCGCGGACTCGGTCTTCGAAGCCGGGTTCCGGGGCGCGGGGCATTCCGTTCGCTCGCTGGCGGATGAGGTTGGCGCAGGCGGTGGCCTGAAGATAGAATCTGGCACACCGTAGCGCTGTTTCACCAGACCACGGACCCATGGCCGCCCTTTCCCGCGCCGACCGGCTCGACCGCCTGCCGTTCACGCCCATCCACCGCCGCCTGCTTCTCGTCGCCGGGGCCGGCTGGGCGATGGATGCCATGGACGTGGGGCTGATCTCGTTCGTCATGGCCGCGCTCGCCACGCAGTGGGGGCTGGGCAGCGGCACGCTGGCGTGGATCGGGGCCGTGGGCTTCATCGGCATGGCGCTGGGCGCCACCCTGGGCGGCAGTGTCGCCGACCGCGTGGGCCGCCGCACCGTGTTCGCGGCCACGCTGCTGATCTACGGCGTGGCGACGGGCGCGGCGGCGTTCTCGTGGTCGGTGGCGTCGCTGCTCGTCTTTCGATTCCTGATCGGCTTCGGCTTGGGCGCCGAGCTGCCGGTGGCCTCCACGCTGGTCAGCGAGTTCGCCCCGGCGCGCATCCGCGGGCGCATCGTGGTGCTGCTGGAGGCGTTCTGGGCCTTCGGGTGGATACTCGCCGCGCTGATCGGCACCTACGTCATCCCCCGGTCGGAGAACGGCTGGCGCTGGGCGTTCGCGCTGGGCGCTCTTCCCGCGCTCTATTCGGGCGTCGTCCGCCGCGCGCTTCCCGAGTCTGTCCGCTTCCTGGAGTCCAAGGGCCGCGCCGCCGAGGCCGAGGAGGTGGTCCGCCGCTTCGAATCCGCCGCGGGCGTATCCTCCCCCGCGGTCGAGGCCCCCGCTCCCGCGGCGAAGCCCGCGCGCACCGTGGGGCTGGGCGAGCTGTGGCGTGGCGCGCTGGCGCGGCGGACGCTCGCGCTGTGGCTGGTGTGGTTCGGGATCAACTTCGCGTACTACGGCGCCTTCATCTGGCTGCCCACGCTGCTGATGGAGCGCGGCTTCTCGCTGGTCAGGTCGTTCGAGTTCACGCTGATCATCACGCTGGCGCAGCTGCCGGGCTACGCGGTGTCCGCCTACCTGATCGAAAAGTGGGGACGGCGCCCCACCCTGGCCACGTTCCTGGCCGGCTCGGCATTGGCCGCCCTGCTGTTCGCGGGCGCCGAATCGCGCAACGCCGTGCTGATCGCGGGGTGCCTGCTTTCATTCTTCAACCTGGGCGCGTGGGGCGCCGTCTACGCCGCCACCCCCGAGGTCTACCCGACGGAAGTGCGCGCGACCGGCGCCGGGTGGGCGGCGGGATTCGGGCGCATCGCCAGCATCCTGGCCCCGCTGGCGGTGCCCCCGCTGATGGCGGCGGGCGGCTCATGGGCGGTCTTCGGCACCTTCGCCGGGTTCTTCGGCGTCGCGATCATCGGCGCGCTCATGCTCCCCGAGTGGCGCGGCCGCCAGCTGGACGAGGGGACGGTCTCAGCGTAGCCGCTCAGGCGGGCTGGCGCGCCGGGCTTCCGCTCTCGTACAGGAACTCCGGGGCGAAGTCAGCCCCGTTCAGCCATTCGATGGTCCCTGTCTCTTCGTTGACGGCGACTTTCCTGAAGATATCCGCGTCGCGAAGGGGCTCGAACACCTCACCGTACAATTCTTCGGAGAGATCCACATCGCGGACGGAGCCGTCGCTGAACTCCAGCCGCAGTGAGTACCCTTCGAGCGGTTCCACTGAGTTGACGTGCAAGAACATCGTGCACCTCTCGTGCAGGTCAGCGGAGCGACCGGATTGAGGGTAAGGTGTACGCGCGGTCGCTCCGATTCGACCGGCAGCCAACAGTCGAGGCCGCGCCCGCGAACTGACGGCTATTCGCCCCGGGAGCTGCGCCAGATGCTGAGGGTATCGACGACCGCGAGCACGATCGCCACGCCGACCAGCCCCAGGCCGAGGTAGCGCGCGCCCTCCAGCGCCCACCGAGGGTTGCCCGGCGCCACTGTTATTAGTGCCCGGTGAAGCATCACGCTTATGAGGATCGCAGATGCCAGTGCTATGGCATCCATGATCAGCACGGGACGGAGGTCACGCGGTCCGTCCGCGCCCTGCACGCCGAACTGCTGTCGCCGGTACACCGCGAAGTGCGCCATCATCAAGACGCCTGAAGCCAGGCCTCCGTAAAGCGCGGCCAAGTGGATGTTCATTCGGCAACCTCGCTTGGTAGGGTGATCGTGTAGGTGCTCGCGAGCATGGA includes:
- a CDS encoding DUF2442 domain-containing protein, which encodes MFLHVNSVEPLEGYSLRLEFSDGSVRDVDLSEELYGEVFEPLRDADIFRKVAVNEETGTIEWLNGADFAPEFLYESGSPARQPA
- a CDS encoding MFS transporter, producing MAALSRADRLDRLPFTPIHRRLLLVAGAGWAMDAMDVGLISFVMAALATQWGLGSGTLAWIGAVGFIGMALGATLGGSVADRVGRRTVFAATLLIYGVATGAAAFSWSVASLLVFRFLIGFGLGAELPVASTLVSEFAPARIRGRIVVLLEAFWAFGWILAALIGTYVIPRSENGWRWAFALGALPALYSGVVRRALPESVRFLESKGRAAEAEEVVRRFESAAGVSSPAVEAPAPAAKPARTVGLGELWRGALARRTLALWLVWFGINFAYYGAFIWLPTLLMERGFSLVRSFEFTLIITLAQLPGYAVSAYLIEKWGRRPTLATFLAGSALAALLFAGAESRNAVLIAGCLLSFFNLGAWGAVYAATPEVYPTEVRATGAGWAAGFGRIASILAPLAVPPLMAAGGSWAVFGTFAGFFGVAIIGALMLPEWRGRQLDEGTVSA
- a CDS encoding PaaI family thioesterase: MPRAPEPGFEDRVRESFTRQRLMETLGARLVRVGAGEVDVELDVRDEVGQQHGFVHAGALASILDSAAGFAAYTLMPADAGVLSVEFKVNLLAPARGEVIVARGRVVRAGRTISVVTADAFGVEGGRETHVATFTGTMMTIQGRPGVAG
- the msrA gene encoding peptide-methionine (S)-S-oxide reductase MsrA codes for the protein MADTGREVATLGGGCFWCTEAVFVDLRGVDRVVSGYMGGPMPNPSYEQVCSGRTGHAEVVQVTFDPAEIPFREILEIFFTTHDPTTLNRQGGDEGTQYRSVVFYHDDEQRRVAEEVIRELTERRLYDDPIVTEVSPASEFYRAESYHQDYYARNPYQGYCQVVIAPKVSKFRKAYTSRLKR
- a CDS encoding M23 family metallopeptidase, coding for MLSLLLAITLAPAPAPADTPAVGVTVAPGRVFIEKGASQYLNFDFVVQNRGADSLEVVRVEVSVYDRAGGLQVRKLVNQNGPSPSALTLLPDRLLAPGATGMIFNPFAEFPREVELATLRYELEFRARGGEGQAAPVVVHATVAPEPYANRTALQMPVDGRVLVWDGHDFYSHHRRWNWTHPMLASHCFTSNASRYAYDFVVLGAADSTHAGDGSSHEQWYGYGQPVRAPAAGRVIAAMDGSADDGQFDLSRLCADELVAYGNAVVIDHGGGEMSVLAHLRQGSVAVRVGDAVAQGQVVAAVGSSGSSLFPHLHYQLVTGVQHGGEGLPSYFPGARVRRGAGWVPAPNGQVDSGDIVQGR
- a CDS encoding histidine phosphatase family protein, with product MRIFSFVPLALAALAACSTASGTAASAAPSAAVADSQVIILVRHAEKAVIAGEADPPLSAAGEQRARTLGSLLRTWELGPEPAAHSPEFILRNRGIDKIIVTQYRRTQATAAPLAQLLRIVPDTFTTRAPDHPAAVAAAARAHRGKAVVVVGHSNSVPAIITALGAGPMTDLCEAEYSHLFIVVLKDGAAPRLERRTYGEPDPPGASNCPR